The DNA sequence ACTCCGTTGGTGAGCTTATCCATGATTTCACGTGATGCATCACCAAACCCCACCATGATGGAAGATCTCGACGAACCACCAGATGTTGAGACACTTCTCTGGAGCTGAGCTTCAGACACGGATATCTCCATCGCCTCCTTCTTGACCAAATCCACGTCTTTTATAACTATCTTCAAACCTCGATAAAGATTATCAATATAACTGATTTTCCTGCGATGATGTTTGGGTTTCATTAGACATTCAAAGTAATTGGACCACATGAGCGGTTTACTTTGAGTGCTGGAGCCAGCAGAAGTACTGGTTTCTCCTCCTGAGTATATTTGTCGATGATAAGCTCCACTCGATTTACGCAGCTTAATCATGTCCACAATATGGTACTCAATTACATCTTGGGCTGCATATGCTGCTTCTGCAATACGAATCTCCAATGGATCGGCTTCTTTTGTGTTGGCAACAGGGGAATTATAGGTCTCAAGAAATTGTTGCAAGGAGGTAAGAGTTTGAGTGAGGGATTCAAGTTGTTGTTCGTCGATAGAAATCGGAGGGAAAGGATGATGCTTGATATCATCTAAGATATGCAAGAGCGAAGTCAGAGCTGCATAAGCAGCCATGGTCGATCTGTAACTGTATAGTTCAGGCTTGTTGAGAAGAAATGTTGGCCACagtataattatgaaaaaggTGTGTGGTTACTGCTGGCTACTGATCTTTCTCCCTTCTATATTACTGATCTTTCTCCCTTCTACATTATTGCCGACAACCAACACATGTACGTGGCCCCACAGTATAAAGTGATGTGAGAAGAAGACCATTGTTACAAAGAACGAATTAATTTGTTCAAGAATTTTTTAAGTCCATTTGTTCAATCAAATTGGATTTTATGGTAGTTAAGAATTACAAATTCAATGGAACAAGCAAACATTACAAACAGTATTTGCAAAGACAAACGCGGAAACAGAACCCAAAGAAAACAGAAGTTGGTGTCAATCCGCACATCCACAAGAACCACTTCCGACGTAGGTGGCCTCATCAGTCCATGAacagagagaagagagagtacCTGGAAGCAAAGAGTGATTACATCTGCAAATCTTGAGAGAGGTTTGAGAGATAACATCTGCAGATCAATACTACATGAGTAATAAGTTATGACGAGCATATTTGCGATATTTTctgtctatatatatttacctAGAAATTGAAAAGTGAAACCAATGTACCATAAATTCATTGTAACAGCCTCATCACCTCAATGTTTTAGACTAAAAATAGTCAATCTCGACGAGAAATTTGGGGCTTGCAAGGCTCTGTAGACTGTAGTGCTTGGTTGTTGCTCGCTTGTATTTCATCTTGCTCCTCTTCTATCATCCAGGCAGACTCCACCACtgataaatgaaattattatcccttaaaattactactagtgCCTACAATTACAGTAAAATAAACTTGCTAAATTAAAACAGAGAGTATAGTTTGATAATTGAAGaaacaaatagaaaaacagtaaaatagtaataaaataagaatatggtttttatgtcattttcaaaatttgagcaAACTTAGGGATTTTTCTTAGCAATTTGCCCTTACATTACATAAGCATATGAGACATTAAAATTGCAATTAATCTACCACAATTTTTCCGTTTCAGGATGTGTTTTCAGTGCCGGAACAGGCACCTCAGCCACTGCCACAGAGTGGGCAATGACTGAGCTGATGAAAACCCTACCACACTCACCAAGGCACAAGAAGAAGTAAGCAGGGTTTTGTGACGACAAGGGATAATATGTAGACGAAGACATGTTTGAGGGATAATCTTTGTGGGATAATATGTAGACGACTTCGCTCATCACCAAACCGCAAAATCTTTGTGGGATAATCTCGCGATAACATTCGAGGGCAGGGCAGATCCATACCTCGTATACGACCTGGAAGACAAAGTACTCACGattaaaaaaggaagaatGGGAAGATCACGTGCCTCATCATCTATGTTGATGACATGATAATAACAgaggatgatgaagaagagatAAGTGAGCTGCGGAAGAATCTGTTCAATGAGTTCGAGATGAAGGACTTGGGTCTTCTCAAATACTTCTTAGGTATAGAAGTGTTAAGATCCAAACGAGGGATCTTCATGAATCAAGGGAAGTATATACTCGATCTTCTCGCTGAAGCCGGGATGGTTGAATGCAAGCCTGCAGATACTCCGATAGTACAGAATCATGGACAGCAAATACGAGAAGGAGCTAAGCTTACAGACAGGGGGAGATATCAAAGGCTTGTTGGGAAACTTATTTATCTCTCCCACACAAGACCCGACATATCATATGTTGTGGGAGTAGTAAGCCAATTCATGCATTCACCACAGGAGGATCATTGGGAGGCAGCCCTCAGGATAGTTCGATACTTGAAGGGAACTACAGAACATGGACTattgtttgagaaacatgGGCACCTAGAGATACATGGATTTACTGATGCTGATTGGGCCGGTAACCCAAATGACAGAAGATCAACGACGGGCTATTTTACCTTTGTAGGAGGTAATCttgtcacgtggagaagtaaaaaacaaaaggtGATAGCGTTGTCGAGTGCTGAAGCAGAATTCAGGGGAATTAAAAGTGGTTTGACCGAGATACTGTGGCTGAAAAGGCTTATGACAGAGCTAAGTCTTCATTCGTCGCACCCTTGCAGGATGTTCTGCGACAATAAGGCATATCAGAAAATCCAGTCCAACATGATCGAACTAAGCACGTGGAAGTGGATCGACACTTTATAAAGGAGAAACTTGAGGCCAAAATTGTTGAACTTCCTTATGTCAAATCCGAATACCAGTTGGCAGATATCTTGACTAAGGCAGTGAACTCGAAGTCATTCAGAGAGGTACTTGACAAGTTAAGTATTGGGAATCCTattacttaacttgagggggagtgttggaagaATATTTCGTGTATCAAGGAGATAATACGCATGAATCAAGGAATTGATACATAATTGAtgtactaccaaaaataggaTTAGGTTTACCTTTTGTGTAGATTATTCAACCTATAAAAGGGGATGTAATTCATTGTAAATTATACACCAGAAGTGAATACAAAAAAACCTATTCTTCGATCCTTTTATCACAATGGAACAAGCAAACATGTACAAACAGTATTTGCAAAGACGGAAACGCGGAAACAGAACCCAAAGAAAACAGAAGTTGGTGTCAATCCGCACATATCCAAGAACCACTTCCGACGTAGGTGGCCTCATCAGTCCATgaacagagagagagagtaccTGGAAGCACAGAGTGATTACATCTGCATATGCAAATCTTGAGAGAGATTTGAGAGATGACATCTGCAGATCAATACTACATGAGTAATAAGTTATGACGAGCATATTTGCGATATTTTctgtctatatatatttacctAGAAATTGAAAAGTGAAACAAATGTACCATAGATTTATTGTAATAGCCTAAAAATAAGTCAATCTCGACGAGAAATTTGGGGCTTGCAAGGCTCTGTAGTGCTTGGTTGTTGCTCGCTTGTATTTCATCTTGCTCCTCTGCTATCATCCAGGCAGACTCCACCACTGATAGAGCTCTATCTGCGATTATGTAATAAgcacaataaatgaaattattatcccttaaattactactagtgCCTACAATTACAGTAAAATAAACTTGCTAAATTAAAACagtaaaatagtaataaaataagaatatggTTTTTATGTCAAGTTCAAAATTTGAGCAAAACTTATGGATTTTTCTTAGCAATTTGCCCTTACATTACATAGCATATGAGAGTTGAGACATCAAAATTGCAATTAATCTACcaccatttttccatttcaggaTGTGTTTTCAGTGCCAGAACAGGCACCTCAGCCACTGCCACAGAGTGGGCAATGACTGAGCTGATGAAAACCCTACCACACTCACCAAGGCACAAGAAGAAGTAAGCAGGGTTTTGTGACGACAAGGGATAATATGTAGATGAAGACATGTTTGAGGAGCTGAAGTACCTCAAACTGATCATCAAAGAGAAACTGAGATTCCATCCTCCAGCGCCGCTTTTAATCCCCAGAATCAAGtgttgatgaatgatgaagaACTCATATGCACAGCATAATTATGTAATATAATTACATAGTTggag is a window from the Salvia hispanica cultivar TCC Black 2014 unplaced genomic scaffold, UniMelb_Shisp_WGS_1.0 HiC_scaffold_137, whole genome shotgun sequence genome containing:
- the LOC125198326 gene encoding uncharacterized mitochondrial protein AtMg00810-like; this translates as MIITEDDEEEISELRKNLFNEFEMKDLGLLKYFLGIEVLRSKRGIFMNQGKYILDLLAEAGMVECKPADTPIVQNHGQQIREGAKLTDRGRYQRLVGKLIYLSHTRPDISYVVGVVSQFMHSPQEDHWEAALRIVRYLKGTTEHGLLFEKHGHLEIHGFTDADWAGNPNDRRSTTGYFTFVGGNLVTWRSKKQKVIALSSAEAEFRGIKSGLTEILWLKRLMTELSLHSSHPCRMFCDNKAYQKIQSNMIELSTWKWIDTL